AAGGCCGTAAAAAGAACAGAGTCCCGTGCGGCCTGTACCTCACTTAAAAGAAACGGAGAAATCCGTTCTCCGTCTACCCTCTTAATTACacgagccctcacacacacaccctctgcccacTCACTCCGCAACCCGCATATCTTGCAGTCCACAATCTCATCAAAACAATCAACACCAGCATCGTACCTTACATACAACCTCGACAGCTGCGCCTGcaacaaccgcagcaacccaaagCGACCAGCAGCCTCGCGTTTAGCAACCACACGAAAAAACAAACGACACTGCACTTTACACCACTCCAAGACAGACAGAAACTCACAACGCCGGGCCCGAATCCCGACCCACCAACACCGAAACTGACGACAAACACGTggagaacgcaacaacccacagtttagcttccaccaccccgcaccgACCCGCACCTGACCACCTGGATCCCAGAAACCGCAGGAACGCACCACCTCCTgcagcgcacccgagacattctgcAGACGAGCGCTACAACAATCCCGTGCACTCGTCACACAATTGAAGTCCCCTCCAAAAATCATGCCCCGCGTATCATGGCGCAAGAAAgggagaagccccacccgaaaaaactcctccctctcccgaCGACGCGCCACacccgagggggcgtacaccaTCAAGAACGAAATGACGACCCCCCAAAAACTTAACCCGCACAAATAACACCCGCCCATCCTCGTccaactccgtgtgaagcacggagaaggaggTCCTATGAGAGAATAACATAAGGGTCCCCCCGAAAGGCGTCCTCGGCGGGTTGAGCACCACATGATAATGCACGCTCAgacactgcaacacagacacatcatgcacattatgctcctgtatgagagctacatccacacgttgctcctgcaaaacatccaacaggcccaactggaccccaagagcaATCAAACCCCGAACATTCAAGGACGCACAAACAATGGAGGGCGCCATCGGgacaacctcaggacacccctAACCTGTCGCGACACACAGGCCGCACATCATCCTGGACCCCAGGGCTATCACAGTGAACACCGCCAGTCGCTGTACCCAGCCTCACAGATGAGCCCCCTGCCGGATCcgcagagcccccaccaaccggaacaaggGCCGAAGCCCCCCGACAGTTATCTTtagacaacacgaccaccaggtccCGGTCACCGCGATGAGCCACCCACCCAGGGGTGCCACCATCAGGAGTCGCAGCTGCCGTCACTGGAGGCACCACAGAAGAAACCTCCCCGATGTCCTCGCCCGCAACCTCCATCGCAACACCGCCCTCTGCCCACAACCGACGAGGCGATGTATTCtgagccgaacgacggcgcttcACATGAGGCTGCTGATCCTCGGTACAACGACCCCCAGCAAGGGGTGCTCCAGAAGAACCCGACGTGGGCGGGCCCAAAGCCGAGGCAGGACGGACACACAAAGCAGCAACCTCCACAGCATGGGGCCACAGCTTACCACCACGCCCGGAGACCGGAGCAGGCCCAGAAAGCGGGAGAGCACACTCCAGCTCACAGGGGGGCATCCACCACGGACGCCGAGGCAAGCGCAGCTGATGAACCACTGGACGAGGCGACCTTCGCAGACGAAAAGGGAGTCGACGCAGAGTCAGAGGGCAGGGAGGAGgactcacaccccaccaccccagcatccccgggcagcagacaatcttcagcaggggaagcaggcaccacaccaacagcagcagccgagGACCGCACAGAAGCCTCCGGCTGCagatgcacctccgccaccaccgaacgAGGAACCCCCGAGGCAGGAGCTCCCGCTCCCACAGAGCACACCGGGGAAGCAGACGTACTATGTCCCGATCAAACAGGGACAGAGGGAGCACTTGCCGAACCCGCCGcaggaaccaccccaggcacctcgcCAGGCCGAGAAGGCGACGAGAAAGCCCCCCGCGTCTCCAAAGGGGGGAAGTCACCCTCCAAGAAAACGGAGGGAGCCTCAGCTCGAGGAGCATCACAGCTCGCCGCcacatggccctcagcaccacaccggaaacaaatgCGAGTCTGGCCCTGATAAAATACTCTGAGCGAGAGCCCCCGatacagaaaacgagacagtaccGGTGACGTAATCTTCATACCTAGTGTACGAATGCCTGTACGCAGCCCGCTCAGCCAACCTGTACGCAGATGGTTGAAGCGATGAAACTGCACCACTCCATACTTCTCAAACACAATCCGCAGCTCAACCTCAGATAACGTCACCGGTACACCATGCACACTCACGTACTGCAcggccccccagggatccgaaatGGCCACAGACGCAGCCGTGGCCATTTCCGAGTGGAACCGAGTGGCCGGCCCAACGCGCCACAAAATCCTTGTACAGCGAGCTCCTGCAGAAGGTCATCGCCACCCGCGTAGGGGAAAGCTTTTCCAGCCCTATAAAATCCTGGACATCCACTTGAAGCACATCGACGACAGCAACTTCCACAAGCGCCCAGTCCACATCCCCTGAGAAGTCAAGGCACGCCGTATCCACCCGCCTTACACgggacacactaccaaccaccataCCTCCAGCCGGGCCCTCCGGCCAGCGGGCGCACCACACCACGatccacacccgcctccactcagCACCAGGCGACAACTGGCAGGTCAAACGAGCACGTCTTGGCCCTCTGGTGGCCAGTGAGCGAATCCCTCAAGGGGAAAAAGTGGTTGCAAGGGGAGATAGTTGATGCAAGGGGAGAGGGTAGTTGCATGGGTAGAGAGTGGTTGCAAGGTGAGAGATCTGCCCAGCTGTTGTAATGTGTGTGAACGAGTGCACAAGCCTCCGTTGACTCTCCTGAGTGCACGAGAGTGCGTGCACCAAGTCGAGGCTGATTAATAAGAAACTCAGTGATGCCTTGTTGGGATGTCTTTGACAGCTCCGGTCAATGGGATCCCATTGCTGCCACGATGGCCGTCGTCGTTGTCACCATTCAGTAGTTGGTGACGTAGGATGAACAAACTATGAGCTAGTTAACTCTATTGGATGACAAATCCAGAAATAGAGTCTAGTGGTACATTGGAGAGCTGCGGTTAAGACAAGAACTATGGTAACAGGGGGGTACCCTTGTTGGTCTTGGCCTCTTCCGTGACGCAGTCATGACGTCACGGGATCACGCCACCCAGCGGAACTGCTCGTGATTGGCTAAGCTTAGTGCCTGGAGCCTGATTGTTATTTTTTTGCTCAGAACAAGGTCGGGGTGTGAGCCACGGCCTGGAGCAGGCCGCCTCATGCCTTCCCCCTCATTCTGAAGTTGTCGCTTGCATTAggtagacttttttttttttttttttaaagaatacacaatgtacaaaatAGACACCCGCCGAAAGAACAAGTCATGAACATACACAGGACAAATATAAAAAAGGAAGTAAACACGGATACACAAAACATActcaacaaaaaccaagaaagaaaacacatGATACAAGGCACAAAAAGAGAAAGCCCAGAAACGGGCACAGTattgtagagggaaccacattcaaagtgcccgccaaggatacattttacagtataggcagggctgtgccctgattggtggacggcgacggcgcacagcctacccgcgcggcagcccgcgcaggccgagtggggcagatttgaactgcatgtgacccagcGCGGACGACGCctacccggcaccactggcacttaggatatgtgcccataggacccctaaagaggcattgactccctctgtcctacccttcctgaggagcctagacttgctccacctgccctaccagccctacctctccctacgacgacagtgcaaggtgaaatattactgtactattgttgtaacacgtgggtcacctctacattggcgcagtgagtaaacgttcccacgcggtgaacaagaggacctcgccaagatatctgcatcatcgttctgccgacttcagtcaagacgtcttagatagtgttcaacgtttccagtctcgaattactggctttggttgcaccatagatgttcttcggTTTGTTGTTCAATAGCGATGCCCAAGATATTTTAACCCCTgttttttttgtgcatatgttttattccacatctcgtgcaatcccccaagattctccataagttccagttatcagtgttttatacggattatttctccggatttgttgcattttattgtcttgtcccccaagcaccgattcccgcggtccccaagttctttgaagaaggggagacgagtaccaccattcacacggaatacgggccaccgttcatgagcatacccgacctgtactgtttacgaatccgctcgcggaggatttcaggctgtcgttcccgagcgcatccgtctccagtgtgtttactacagcgacgctggtcccagctctgcagggtgcttgctacaggtctgttactttctcatttctactgttagctagacgtaacctgttctaggctttctacagaagtaacggctcaaggggaagagatacattaagtgagccagtgagtttgtgttcataccagatttaaggtggatggtgatccgccctgcacacagttccacacgttcacttgaaaaaagtgtttttgggaaccctcagcccagtgcttatgaaaatcaggcacattgcttgttaaagttcctcaacgtgcctgccatatcagattttccagttttgcaagtgcagtaagtgcccagtttttgtctaagcctcaagtgatttaggtaccaattaagtgtgcagtgttttatgttgcttgaaacccacctggccccatcatttacattattgactgtgcagtgcttatttttccTGATGGAACATTTATCCCTATCTCTGAACATTGGAACCTTAAGTGTGGCCATTGGTGTCTGTGTTTTTTTTGTTGTATACATGTGAGGTGCCTGGCCCCAGATCTAAGGCTTATTACCAGGTGTGGCACGATATATCGGAGCTTTAACTTTCGACACCAGCACAATGGCCCTaatcaagataaactctgcttcggctgctgagctgcagctgctaccgggtgtaggagataaattggccgctcgcattatcaagtttcggcatcgccacgtgatcacggaggacaacatttatgatatcaaccgcCTTCGGGCCAAACCCGAGTTGTTGGCTGCTATATCGTTTGAGGTGGACCCGTCCCAACAGGGCCCCGGGCCCTCAGGTCAGGGGGCAGGAAGTCGTTCATCGTCCTCGTCCAGCGAAACGGGTACCCGCCATCCCTCTAGGGGTGCCGCCAGCAGCAGACAACGTGGACGCCGACCTCAGTCACCAGCTTACTCCAGGGCTAGTGGCCAGCAAGGTACTCGGCAGGGGAGCCCCTCCCACCATCGATCGGCTCGATCAAGGAGACGGACAGCTCGACACTCGTCACACAGCTCTCGGACTTCCGATTCGGATGCCTCTCTATCCCGCAGCAGGCGGACAGGTTATCGCCAACAGAAAGAGACCTTCCGCACACCACCTCGGGCGTTGGACTATGACGGGAAGTCAGATTGGGCCACCTTCTACCGCCGCTTCACGTCTtatgcctcggaaaaggactggagcgggcctacgttattgacacagttaggatggtgcctcaagggtaaggcaagtgatttttacaatcacttactggacagagaaccgtcgatcgattataatcgtatgatgcataagatgatcaagcgatttggcgatagggaagttctggatgtAGCCATGATGAAGTTTAACCAGGCCCAGCAGGAACCAGAAGAAGATATTGCTGATTGGGCAGATAGGGCCCACCATTTGGCTCATCGTTCCTACAAACATGTGCCACGatgggaagtggaacaaatcgcAGTAATGAGATTCGGCCAGGGATTACAGGACAAGACTCTGGCGGAATACATTGCCAATGCAAGGAATTCGTCAATGGAGGAGGCCATCGACcgggcccaaaccttccagcacaatGCCGTAGCAATCCACGGCTCCGCAGGTTCAAGCAGGCACGACTCCCATCGCCGCGGGTCCCAGGGGCCAGCAGTAAGAGTGAATGCAGTGGGCAGGTACTCCCGGTATGAGCAACCACCCAGGAGTAAGGACGCTTCTCGGCGCTCGACACCGGGTGCCTCGCCGGCTACCAGTCCCGCAGGCCGTGGAACCGGTACTCACCACCCGTCGAGTGCAGGCTCGGGTCCTTCATCTTCCATGGACACGGAGGCGAAACTGGACGTCTTGGTAGCAGGTGTCTCAGAACTCAGCGGGAAATTggatcaggtgtgtgagagtttgaggcgTCTCACGATGGCCATCATATCGCCGCATATTCGTCGTTCCCCATCTCCCAGGCGACCGCTGCAGTGTTTCAGATGTAGGAAAGAGGGTCACGTGGCTCGGGACTGTCTGGAACCGGGAAGTGATGGGGAGGGAAGCCGCCGGCTCAGAGACCCCCTGGGCAACAAGCTGCGCGTTTCATTTGAGGACGAGAAAGAGTCTTTAAACGCGGATGGGTCGGTCCAGTCGGCCTAACTCCGACCCAATGTACAACAGGCCTAGAAAGGGAGAACACGATAGGGGCGGGCCAAGGGACGTCGGGCACGGAAGAGCAGGACGGGGGAAGAGATCACATAACCATCAGACAGCTCAGATCAGGCTCTATGTTTTGGATTAGAGTCCAGATCGGGGACGTGGAGGTCAAGGCGATTGTGGATACAGCGGCCGAGGTCACCATTATCTCCCAGGAGATCCATCAACGGTTGAACCCACCACCCCAGGTGATACAACACATAACCTTAAGCAAGGCGGGGAAACAAATGCACCTTACGGGAACACTGGTGGGCCCCATCTCCTTGCTGGTTGCGGGACGGGaatacactgtgggagtgtatgtGGCGCCTATTGCAGACGACATGTTGCTAGGGCTCGATTTCATGAAAAATACGGTGTTAGTATAGCCCTAGACAAGTCTCAAATGATATTACAGGGACAGGTGATTCCTATGAAGCTAGAGACGAAAGAGGAGCCTGACCCTAACCTAGCTCCGTGCATCGCTAAGGTAGCAGTGTTCCAATACACTGTTATCCCACCACATTCAGTGGCCAGGGTCAAATGTGAAATGGACAAAAGTATGCCCCAGTGTATAGTGGAGCCCCTGGAGGATGGGCAGGTGCCAGTGGTTCGCACACTCCATCAGGAGGGAGAATTCCTGAAGGTATGTGTACTCAACGTAACAGGGCAGAATATTACATTAAAGAGGCGGATGCATGTGGCCAATGCAGAGGCAGTATGGGAAATTCGACCGGGGCCGGGCCAAGCGGTAGCAGCAAGGGCAGTGGGGAGGGTACCAAGTGAAACTCAAGTCAAATTACCTCCCCATATGATGACCATGGTACAGGACGTCGAGGAAACGCTGTCAGCAGAGCAGGCAAGCCAACTGACCCACCTGTTATGGAACTTCCAGGACATCTTTGCCGCAAGTGAATTTGACCTGGGATCATTCAAGGAGGTATCTCACCGCATCGACACGGGTAATGCAAGACCTGTGAAGCAAAAAATACGACGAACACCCGCATGCTTCGCACAGGAGGAGAAAGGACACCTTCAGCGCATGCTCGATGCGGGCATCATCCAACCGTGAGTATCTGAGTGGGCATCGGCACCAGTTCTGGTAAGGAAAAGGGATGCGTCAGTTCGGTGGTGTGTACACTATCGAGGGTTGAACTCTCGCACCATAAAAGACGTGTACCCACTCCCTCTAGTCGATGagtgcctggacaccttggcggGAAACGAATGGTTTAGCAAGCTAGATGCCAACTCGGCATATTATCAGATCAACATAGCAGAAGAAGATCGGAAGAAGACGGCATTCATAACAAAATACGGACTGTTTGAATTTAAGAAAATGGCCTTTGGTCTTTGTAACGCTCCGGCTACCTACGCCAGGGTTATGAACTTGGTGTTGCGGGAGCTAAATTGGGAAACTGTGCTAGCATTCTTGGATGACATCCTGGTGCTGGGCGATTCATTCCAAAGCCACCTCTCCAACCTAGCACAAGTATTTGAGAGATTCAGAACCTATGGTTTACGCCTGAAACCACAAAAATGCGCCCTCTTTAAGAAACGGGTTGAGTTCTTAGGCAGGATGGTCAGCAGGGCAGGACTAGAACTGGGAAAAGAGGCGATAGACACAGTGGTGAAATGGCAGAAGCCTGGATCATCCAAAGACGTGGAAAGATTTCTGGGGCTGGCCAACTACCATCGGACATTCATAAAGGGATTTGCAGAGTTAGCCGCACCCCTATACTCACTGACCGGCGGAAACAGATTCGAATGGGGAGACAAGCATCAGGAGGCTTTTGCAGCTATCAAAATGGCCTTAACTACAGCTCCGGTGCTGGGATTACCTAATGGACATGACCCCTTCATCCTGGACACCGATGCCTCCGACTGGGCGATAGGAGCGGAGCTGCTACAGGTtcaagagaagaaagaaaaggtaATTGCCTATGCCAGCTTCGCATTGACCCCAGAACAGAGAAGGTATTGCACCACGAGGAAAGAGCTATTGGCAGTAGTCAGGTTTACTAGGCTGTTCCGGCACTATCTCTTGGGGCGGCCTTTTACCATACGCACGGACCACGGCAGCCTGGTCTGGCTAGTTAGGTTTAAGAACCCCCAGGGCCAACTAGCACGTTGGCTGGAGGAGCTGAGCCAATTTGATCTAAAAATCCAGCATAGAGCAGGTAAAAAACACAACAATGCAGAC
This portion of the Procambarus clarkii isolate CNS0578487 chromosome 59, FALCON_Pclarkii_2.0, whole genome shotgun sequence genome encodes:
- the LOC138353656 gene encoding prophage side tail fiber protein homolog StfR-like; translated protein: MYSEPNDGASHEAADPRYNDPQQGVLQKNPTWAGPKPRQDGHTKQQPPQHGATAYHHARRPEQAQKAGEHTPAHRGASTTDAEASAADEPLDEATFADEKGVDAESEGREEDSHPTTPASPGSRQSSAGEAGTTPTAAAEDRTEASGCRCTSATTERGTPEAGAPAPTEHTGEADVLCPDQTGTEGALAEPAAGTTPGTSPGREGDEKAPRVSKGGKSPSKKTEGASARGASQLAATWPSAPHRKQMRVWP